A part of Miscanthus floridulus cultivar M001 chromosome 6, ASM1932011v1, whole genome shotgun sequence genomic DNA contains:
- the LOC136457363 gene encoding membrane protein PM19L-like produces the protein MAENLKPVALLLLLLNLSMYVILAIIGGWSLNVAIDRGFIIAPELRLPAHFHPIFFPIGNFATGFFVLFSLLAGVVGIASAIVGFNHLRFWNYHSLQPAAALGLLAWALTVLAMGLACHEISFDRRNAKLGTMETFTIILTVTQFFYVLAIHGGSHGSGVPVERHGNVAL, from the exons ATGGCCGAGAACCTCAAGCCCGTggcgttgctgctgctgctgctgaacctGAGCATGTACGTCATCCTGGCCATCATCGGCGGGTGGTCGCTCAACGTCGCCATCGACCGCGGCTTCATCATCGCCCCCGAGCTGCGGCTTCCCGCACATTTCCACCCCATTTTCTTCCCCATCGGCAACTTCGCAACCGGCTTCTTCGTCCTCTTCTCCCTCCTTGCCGGCGTCGTCGGGatcgcctccgccatcgtgggCTTCAACCACCTCCGGTTCTGGAACTACCACAGCCTGCAGCCCGCCGCGGCGTTGGGCCTCCTTGCGTGGGCACTCACAGTCCTAGCCATGGG GCTAGCTTGTCATGAAATCTCTTTCGACCGAAGAAACGCCAAGCTG GGCACCATGGAGACCTTCACCATCATCCTAACAGTGACGCAGTTCTTCTACGTGCTCGCGATCCACGGGGGAAGTCACGGATCCGGCGTCCCGGTGGAGCGCCACGGCAACGTGGCATTATGA